The Microbacterium horticulturae genome has a window encoding:
- the aroA gene encoding 3-phosphoshikimate 1-carboxyvinyltransferase codes for MHLTVVGSTARVHGAVQVPNSKYHAHRALILASLAPGTSRISGLSDARHVQYTVGVLRALGVDVEVDGDTFVVHGGRYRPRRERVSVGSSGSTLYFMTGLAALADRDVVLTGQKYFQRRPIGPLLRALSEMGVDAASPTDCPPLRIRHGRPAGGVVHIAGTLSQWISALLLVAPFARAHTTVIVDGPFNERSYVDLTVRMMTTFGLDVTVSPDGRRFDIAPDQSPHPVDLTLPPDIGSAAFGLAVAALRPADVLLTGLDSIDPVVVDHPEAEFLRIAREMGLPMVVDAAAGGVRVQHDGLRLQPVEVDCRLVPDMLPILSAMAAVADGESVFHDVEHVRLKESDRVTSMLQLNAMGGDVDFDGTDLRVRGVSRLRGEHLSSFNDHRVLMSLAVAASAASGRSTLTFPNAYRISYPQFLDAMTELHADMQIEKGPARPTARRRPPAGTADQAAQVTGAEWIRRWAQERPYGLALVDAAPDRTGRMTWSELDQSVDKAAALFLELGVEPGDRVAVQLPNCAGFVVIAAAAARIGAVICPIMPIFREREVAFALKRSRAKLVVVADNFRGRQHDHELADILAGPAASDLSVTDVLVMHLTPGVAHVLPPCENPDVRWYAWHRASAWAKADRAVLDARTPRPDDDAQLLFTSGTSGEPKGVLHTHASLSRAAWMEIEQLPLNSTDSVYIPSPLAHQTGFLYGMWLAWALGVPAIVQRAWNGRRALEVLEEWEGTFVQAATPFLTDLVREVEAGAPRPRALRIFVATGAAVPRALAERATRVLGAAVCGAFGTTETGLAALSTPGDPAGKAWGTDGRALRDVQLRIVDDEGRPVSPGAEGNFELSGPTVFRGYLDRPDLSAEAFAADGWYRTGDLARIDDDGYLRITGRVRDVINRGGEKVPVSEIEQLLYRHEAVDDVAIVAMPDERLGERACAFVVLAAGHRLSFTRMQQYLDENRVSKSYWPERLEVVDELPRNAVGKVQKFLLREQAATLKPQRLKTLTDTDKEGPLDDQHPGHDRRTWKPNRTA; via the coding sequence ATGCATCTGACAGTGGTCGGAAGCACGGCGCGCGTGCACGGTGCCGTGCAGGTTCCGAATTCCAAATACCACGCGCATCGCGCTCTGATCCTGGCGTCGCTGGCTCCCGGCACGAGCCGGATCAGCGGGCTCAGCGACGCCCGGCACGTGCAGTACACGGTCGGGGTGCTGCGGGCGCTGGGCGTGGACGTCGAGGTCGACGGCGACACCTTCGTGGTCCACGGCGGGCGATACCGGCCGCGCCGCGAGCGGGTGAGCGTGGGCAGCTCCGGCTCGACGCTCTACTTCATGACGGGGCTGGCAGCCCTCGCTGACCGTGACGTCGTGCTCACGGGGCAGAAGTACTTTCAGCGCCGTCCGATCGGTCCGCTGCTGCGCGCGCTGAGCGAGATGGGGGTGGATGCCGCATCCCCCACCGATTGCCCCCCGCTGCGCATTCGGCACGGCCGCCCGGCGGGCGGCGTCGTGCACATCGCCGGCACCCTGTCGCAGTGGATCTCGGCGCTGCTGCTGGTCGCGCCGTTCGCGCGTGCGCACACCACCGTGATCGTCGACGGGCCGTTCAACGAGCGCAGCTACGTGGACCTGACCGTGCGCATGATGACGACGTTCGGACTCGACGTGACGGTGTCTCCCGACGGGCGGCGATTCGACATCGCGCCCGACCAGTCGCCGCACCCTGTCGACCTGACGCTGCCGCCCGACATCGGCTCGGCGGCGTTCGGTCTGGCGGTGGCGGCGCTGCGTCCGGCCGACGTGCTGCTGACCGGTCTCGACAGCATCGACCCGGTGGTGGTCGACCACCCCGAGGCGGAATTCCTGCGGATCGCCCGCGAGATGGGGCTGCCGATGGTGGTGGATGCCGCGGCCGGCGGCGTCCGCGTGCAGCATGACGGCCTGCGGCTGCAGCCGGTGGAGGTGGACTGCCGCCTGGTGCCCGACATGCTGCCGATCCTGTCGGCGATGGCGGCCGTCGCCGACGGCGAGAGCGTCTTCCACGACGTCGAGCACGTGCGGCTGAAGGAGTCGGACCGGGTCACCTCGATGCTGCAGCTGAACGCCATGGGCGGCGACGTCGACTTCGACGGCACCGACCTGCGTGTGCGCGGCGTGTCGCGTCTGCGGGGGGAGCACCTGTCGTCCTTCAACGACCACCGGGTGCTCATGTCGCTGGCGGTGGCGGCCTCGGCCGCCTCCGGGCGCTCGACGCTCACCTTTCCGAATGCCTATCGCATCTCGTACCCGCAGTTCCTCGACGCGATGACCGAGCTGCACGCCGACATGCAGATCGAGAAGGGGCCGGCCCGCCCGACGGCGCGGCGGCGTCCGCCCGCGGGCACGGCGGACCAGGCCGCGCAGGTGACCGGTGCCGAATGGATCCGGCGGTGGGCACAAGAGCGTCCGTACGGGCTGGCACTGGTGGATGCCGCGCCCGACCGCACCGGACGGATGACCTGGTCGGAGCTCGACCAGTCCGTCGACAAGGCCGCCGCGCTCTTCCTCGAGCTCGGCGTTGAGCCGGGCGACCGGGTCGCCGTTCAGCTGCCGAACTGCGCGGGTTTCGTCGTGATCGCCGCCGCGGCGGCGCGCATCGGGGCGGTGATCTGCCCGATCATGCCGATCTTCCGCGAGCGCGAGGTCGCCTTCGCGCTGAAGCGCTCGCGGGCGAAGCTCGTCGTGGTCGCCGACAACTTCCGCGGACGGCAGCACGATCACGAGCTGGCCGACATCCTCGCCGGGCCCGCGGCATCCGACCTCTCCGTCACCGATGTGCTGGTGATGCATCTGACCCCCGGGGTCGCGCATGTGCTGCCGCCGTGCGAGAACCCCGACGTGCGCTGGTACGCGTGGCATCGGGCCTCGGCCTGGGCGAAGGCCGACCGCGCGGTGCTCGACGCGCGCACGCCGCGGCCGGACGACGACGCACAGCTGCTGTTCACCTCGGGCACCTCCGGCGAGCCGAAGGGAGTGCTGCACACGCATGCGAGCCTGAGCCGAGCGGCGTGGATGGAGATCGAGCAGCTGCCGCTGAACTCGACCGACAGCGTGTACATCCCGTCGCCGCTCGCCCACCAGACCGGGTTCCTCTACGGTATGTGGCTGGCGTGGGCGCTCGGAGTCCCGGCCATCGTGCAGCGGGCCTGGAACGGACGCCGCGCACTCGAAGTGCTCGAGGAGTGGGAGGGCACCTTCGTGCAGGCCGCCACGCCGTTCCTCACCGATCTGGTTCGCGAGGTGGAGGCGGGAGCGCCCCGGCCTCGCGCGCTGCGGATCTTCGTCGCCACCGGCGCGGCGGTGCCACGAGCGCTCGCCGAGCGTGCGACTCGGGTGCTGGGCGCCGCGGTATGCGGAGCATTCGGCACCACCGAGACGGGGCTTGCCGCGCTGTCGACGCCGGGCGACCCGGCCGGCAAGGCCTGGGGCACCGACGGCCGGGCGCTTCGCGATGTGCAGCTGCGGATCGTCGACGACGAGGGGCGCCCGGTCTCGCCCGGTGCCGAGGGCAACTTCGAACTGTCGGGGCCGACCGTGTTCCGCGGTTACCTCGACCGGCCCGATCTGAGCGCCGAGGCGTTCGCCGCCGACGGTTGGTACCGCACGGGCGACCTCGCCCGTATCGACGACGACGGGTATCTGCGCATCACCGGCCGTGTGCGCGACGTCATCAACCGCGGCGGTGAGAAGGTGCCGGTCTCGGAGATCGAGCAGCTTCTCTACCGGCACGAAGCCGTCGACGATGTTGCGATCGTGGCGATGCCCGACGAGCGGCTGGGCGAGCGGGCGTGCGCGTTCGTCGTGCTCGCCGCCGGGCACCGGCTCTCGTTCACCCGGATGCAGCAGTACCTCGATGAGAACAGGGTCTCCAAGAGCTACTGGCCCGAGCGTCTCGAGGTCGTCGACGAGCTGCCCCGCAATGCCGTCGGCAAGGTACAGAAGTTCCTGCTGCGCGAGCAGGCGGCGACTCTCAAGCCCCAGCGCTTGAAGACCCTGACAGACACCGACAAGGAGGGCCCCCTCGATGACCAGCATCCCGGTCACGACCGACGGACGTGGAAGCCGAATAGAACAGCCTGA
- a CDS encoding acyl-CoA dehydrogenase family protein, translating to MTSIPVTTDGRGSRIEQPEYDAVLDEVTRWVQDPGEEWAERIEETGTVPRELFDELKQRGYLSMAAPRDLGGRGLAFSQWMGLMEVFSRSHASIRMLVHVLNGTWRAINPHVTEAQREKFVKPMIAGELLVAFTLTEPGNGTGADITSTVRREGDTYLLNGRKHLITFGVNCDYWLLFARLEGTSGKEGTVALLVDRHAPGVEVEDTSQTMGVHGTDHASLTFTDTPVPVAQRLGEEGDGLAIALGGFLTPSRISVAMSCVGLAERAQELAVDYATGRVTFGKPIASRQAVAFMIAENEADIQAAKQLTLHAARRWEEGADDAPALSSMAKMTAVDMLTRVTDKALQVHGGIGYWKTSPIERVYRDARAQRFEEGTNEIQKTVVARDVFTRAAQKENA from the coding sequence ATGACCAGCATCCCGGTCACGACCGACGGACGTGGAAGCCGAATAGAACAGCCTGAATACGACGCCGTCCTCGACGAGGTCACCCGGTGGGTGCAGGACCCCGGCGAGGAGTGGGCGGAGCGGATCGAAGAGACCGGGACTGTACCGCGTGAGCTGTTCGACGAGCTGAAGCAGCGCGGCTACCTGAGTATGGCGGCGCCCCGCGACCTCGGTGGGCGCGGGCTGGCGTTCAGCCAGTGGATGGGCCTCATGGAGGTCTTCTCACGCTCGCACGCCTCGATCCGGATGCTGGTGCACGTTCTCAACGGCACCTGGCGTGCTATCAACCCGCACGTGACCGAGGCGCAGCGCGAGAAGTTCGTGAAGCCGATGATCGCCGGCGAGCTGCTCGTCGCTTTCACCCTCACCGAGCCGGGCAACGGCACCGGCGCCGACATCACCAGCACCGTGCGGCGCGAGGGCGACACCTATCTGCTGAACGGCCGCAAGCATCTCATCACGTTCGGTGTGAACTGCGACTACTGGCTGCTGTTCGCGCGGCTCGAAGGCACCTCCGGCAAGGAGGGCACCGTGGCGCTGCTCGTCGACCGGCACGCGCCGGGCGTCGAGGTCGAAGACACCTCGCAGACCATGGGGGTGCACGGCACCGACCATGCGAGCCTGACCTTCACCGACACCCCGGTGCCGGTCGCGCAGCGCCTGGGAGAAGAGGGCGACGGGCTCGCCATCGCCCTGGGCGGATTCCTCACTCCGAGCCGCATCTCGGTGGCGATGAGCTGCGTGGGCCTGGCCGAGCGGGCGCAGGAGCTTGCCGTCGACTACGCCACCGGCCGAGTGACCTTCGGCAAGCCCATCGCGTCGCGGCAGGCCGTCGCGTTCATGATCGCCGAGAACGAGGCCGACATCCAGGCCGCCAAGCAGCTCACCCTGCACGCGGCGCGACGGTGGGAGGAGGGGGCGGATGACGCGCCCGCCCTGTCGTCGATGGCTAAGATGACCGCGGTCGACATGCTCACGCGGGTGACCGACAAGGCGCTGCAGGTGCACGGGGGCATCGGGTACTGGAAGACGTCGCCGATCGAGCGGGTGTACCGCGACGCCCGGGCCCAGCGCTTCGAGGAGGGCACCAACGAGATCCAGAAGACGGTGGTCGCCCGTGACGTGTTCACGCGCGCGGCGCAGAAGGAGAACGCATGA
- a CDS encoding SDR family oxidoreductase codes for MSTPETEDAGEYEGRIALITGSSRGIGRTLALDLAGKGASVVVNYRTNADLAEQVVTEARRRGGDGIAVQADMESPEDIVRLFDATAEKYGRLDFFVNNAAAAAFKRVADLKTHHLDRSYAMNVRPFVLGAQEAVKLMDRGGRIVAVSSYGSMRAFATYAALGSYKAAVESFIRFMAVEFAGYGITVNGVNGGLIDSDSLDYFYSMPGMAPMQKVIDAIPLGRPGTVEDMANAIDFLLSDRAGYITGHTIVVDGGMTVAAPPYWHDTTEPLGLPPRPVRD; via the coding sequence ATGAGCACGCCCGAGACCGAAGATGCGGGGGAGTACGAGGGGCGCATCGCGCTGATCACCGGGTCGTCGCGCGGCATCGGCCGTACCCTCGCCCTCGACCTGGCGGGCAAGGGAGCGTCGGTGGTGGTCAACTACCGCACGAACGCCGATCTCGCCGAGCAGGTCGTGACCGAGGCGCGGCGTCGCGGCGGCGACGGCATCGCCGTGCAGGCCGACATGGAGAGCCCCGAAGACATCGTGCGCCTCTTCGACGCGACGGCCGAGAAGTACGGCCGGCTCGACTTCTTCGTCAACAACGCGGCCGCCGCGGCGTTCAAGCGGGTCGCCGACCTGAAGACGCACCATCTCGACCGCTCGTACGCGATGAACGTGCGGCCGTTCGTGCTCGGCGCGCAGGAGGCCGTCAAGCTCATGGATCGCGGCGGCCGAATCGTCGCCGTCTCCAGCTACGGCAGCATGCGGGCGTTCGCAACCTATGCGGCGCTGGGCTCGTACAAGGCAGCAGTCGAGTCGTTCATCCGGTTCATGGCCGTCGAGTTCGCCGGGTACGGCATCACGGTGAACGGTGTGAACGGAGGCCTGATCGACTCCGACTCGCTCGACTACTTCTATTCGATGCCGGGAATGGCGCCGATGCAGAAGGTCATCGACGCTATCCCGCTGGGCCGGCCCGGAACCGTCGAAGACATGGCGAACGCGATCGACTTCCTCCTCTCCGATCGCGCCGGCTACATCACCGGCCACACGATCGTCGTGGACGGCGGGATGACGGTGGCCGCGCCCCCGTACTGGCACGACACGACGGAGCCGCTCGGGCTGCCGCCGCGTCCCGTGCGGGACTGA
- a CDS encoding FAD-dependent oxidoreductase, giving the protein MASTPLPSTSRAEAPRYPSVRRPVRIGTLTLPHRIVMGSMHLNRETGDPDALAAFYAERAAGGAALIVTGGAAVSRVGAGGAGYGIITEPAHAAPWRTVVDAVHSAGGRIALQLFHAGRYASPAAFGLTPVAPSAVYSRFSDATPAALDEGGIAATIDDFARAAVVARELGFDGVEIMASEGYLLNQFASPVTNLRDDAWGGDAARRRAFPVAVTRAVRDAVGDAPVIVRMSGADLVEGSSTPDEVDALAVALVRAGADAIDVGIGWHEARVPTVQSMVPHGAFTPVAGRIRAALASAPVPVIASNRINTLAQAEQVLTAGEADIVSMARPFLADPHIVAASFAGREAAVTLCIGCNEACIDRSLGTEPVSCTVNPRAGRELEFPLVAASRPSARRVAVVGAGPAGMEAARAATFAGAQVTLFEEAAEIGGQFLLAGAVPGKGDFAALARSFTHVLDETGVGVRTGCAAGPEDVVGFDHVIVATGVVPRRVELPGVERALDYAQAFADLSRVGERVVVIGAGGIAVDLAHLLVEGEDASSFLVEHGLRDGMLPPPRRQVTIMRRHGPIGAGMGLTTRWAAVQAIRRRGVRTLTGVEYRAVEAGGVRIAVDGVEELVEADTVIVAAGQTPRSALAAELSARGIPHTVVGGARNTSGLNAVAAFEEGLRAGDAAARAAR; this is encoded by the coding sequence GTGGCATCCACCCCTCTTCCGTCCACGTCGCGGGCGGAGGCGCCGCGCTATCCGTCGGTGCGCAGGCCGGTGCGCATCGGCACGTTGACGCTGCCGCACCGCATCGTGATGGGGTCGATGCACCTGAACCGTGAGACCGGCGACCCCGACGCGCTCGCCGCGTTCTATGCGGAGCGCGCGGCCGGCGGGGCCGCCCTCATCGTCACGGGCGGCGCCGCGGTCAGCCGGGTGGGCGCCGGTGGTGCGGGCTACGGGATCATCACCGAGCCGGCGCATGCTGCTCCCTGGCGGACGGTGGTGGATGCCGTGCACAGCGCCGGCGGACGCATCGCGCTGCAGCTGTTCCATGCGGGGCGCTACGCGTCCCCCGCGGCGTTCGGGCTCACGCCGGTGGCGCCGTCGGCCGTGTACAGCCGGTTCTCGGATGCGACTCCTGCGGCGCTCGACGAAGGGGGGATCGCCGCGACGATCGATGACTTCGCGCGGGCTGCCGTCGTGGCGCGCGAGCTGGGGTTCGACGGCGTCGAGATCATGGCGTCGGAGGGCTACCTTCTCAACCAGTTCGCGTCGCCGGTGACGAACCTGCGCGATGACGCGTGGGGAGGGGATGCCGCGCGGCGTCGGGCTTTTCCGGTCGCGGTGACCCGCGCCGTGCGCGACGCGGTCGGCGATGCGCCGGTGATCGTGCGCATGTCGGGCGCCGACCTGGTCGAGGGGTCGTCGACGCCCGACGAGGTCGACGCGCTGGCGGTCGCTCTCGTGCGGGCCGGTGCCGATGCTATCGACGTGGGCATCGGCTGGCACGAGGCCCGAGTGCCTACCGTGCAGTCGATGGTGCCGCATGGGGCGTTCACGCCGGTTGCGGGGCGGATCCGGGCGGCGTTGGCTTCGGCGCCGGTGCCCGTCATCGCCTCGAACCGCATCAACACGCTCGCGCAGGCCGAGCAGGTGCTCACGGCGGGTGAGGCCGACATCGTGTCGATGGCGCGGCCGTTCCTGGCCGATCCGCACATCGTCGCGGCATCGTTCGCCGGCCGTGAGGCGGCCGTGACGCTGTGCATCGGGTGCAACGAGGCCTGCATCGACCGGTCGCTGGGCACCGAGCCCGTTTCGTGCACGGTCAACCCGCGGGCGGGGCGGGAGCTGGAGTTTCCGTTGGTGGCGGCATCCCGCCCCTCTGCACGTCGCGTCGCGGTCGTCGGTGCGGGCCCCGCGGGCATGGAAGCGGCTCGCGCCGCCACGTTCGCCGGTGCGCAGGTGACGCTGTTCGAAGAGGCTGCCGAGATCGGCGGTCAGTTCCTGCTGGCGGGTGCCGTTCCCGGCAAGGGGGATTTCGCCGCCCTCGCCCGATCGTTCACGCACGTGCTCGACGAGACGGGCGTCGGGGTGCGCACGGGGTGTGCGGCGGGGCCGGAGGACGTCGTGGGGTTCGACCATGTGATCGTGGCCACCGGCGTCGTGCCGCGCCGGGTCGAGCTGCCGGGCGTCGAGCGGGCGCTCGATTATGCGCAGGCCTTCGCCGACCTGTCGCGCGTGGGGGAGCGGGTCGTGGTGATCGGCGCGGGCGGGATCGCCGTGGACCTCGCACACCTGCTCGTGGAGGGTGAGGATGCTTCGTCGTTCTTGGTCGAGCATGGTCTGCGGGACGGGATGCTGCCGCCGCCGCGCCGCCAGGTCACGATCATGCGTCGGCACGGGCCGATCGGCGCCGGCATGGGGCTGACGACGCGGTGGGCGGCTGTGCAGGCGATCCGGCGGCGCGGGGTGCGCACGCTCACGGGGGTCGAGTATCGGGCGGTGGAAGCCGGTGGCGTGCGCATCGCGGTGGACGGCGTCGAAGAGCTGGTTGAAGCCGACACGGTCATCGTTGCGGCGGGGCAGACGCCGCGCTCCGCGCTCGCCGCGGAGCTCTCGGCCCGCGGCATTCCGCACACGGTCGTCGGCGGCGCGCGGAACACCTCGGGCCTGAACGCGGTGGCCGCCTTCGAGGAAGGCCTGCGGGCGGGGGATGCCGCGGCCCGCGCCGCGCGCTGA
- a CDS encoding Y-family DNA polymerase, whose translation MSPVRSLVLWFPDWPVTALHRQRGMEGVDAAPLAIVHANTVIACSAGARAEGVRRGQRRRDAQGRCPRLEIVPDDADRDARMFSPVVSRIEQLAPGVQIIRPGLCALRAQGPARFYGGENEAACEILDVLAESEELPGVRAAVADGPFTAEQAARTTTADRPVRIVPQRAAASFLAPLPVATLQDDALAHLLSRLGVHTLGSFAALDAGLVRDRFGPAGQRLHELAGGADSRPVQPRTPPPELDREVAFEPAVEAAEQVAFGMRIAADEFIAGLGAVDLVCTELRVELTGDRGERSERVWLHPRSFDAAAVIDRVRWQLAEDAQNRVLRSGVTLVRLHPEAVDAASAHQPAVFGSGPDERVHHALSRVQAMLGHRGVLTPAVGGGRWLTERQVLVPWGDRGERAASTERARPWPGSLPAPAPATVFPQPQPVDVVSQAGLVVEVDDRGELSAPPARLTEAGRRREIVSWAGPWTIDERGWDAARARHAHRFQVVDAEQNAWLLVCEGGRWAAEARYD comes from the coding sequence ATGAGTCCGGTGCGCAGCCTGGTGCTGTGGTTTCCCGACTGGCCGGTGACGGCGCTGCACCGGCAGCGGGGAATGGAGGGAGTGGATGCCGCGCCCCTGGCCATCGTGCACGCGAACACCGTGATCGCCTGCTCGGCGGGGGCTCGCGCCGAGGGCGTACGCCGGGGGCAGCGGCGGCGTGATGCGCAGGGGCGCTGTCCGCGCCTGGAGATCGTGCCGGATGATGCCGATCGCGATGCGCGGATGTTCTCGCCGGTGGTCTCGCGCATCGAGCAGCTCGCGCCCGGAGTGCAGATCATCCGCCCGGGGCTGTGCGCGCTGCGGGCACAGGGGCCCGCCCGCTTCTACGGGGGAGAGAACGAGGCCGCCTGCGAGATCCTCGACGTGCTCGCCGAGAGCGAGGAGCTGCCCGGGGTGCGTGCCGCCGTCGCCGATGGACCGTTCACCGCCGAGCAGGCGGCGCGCACCACGACCGCCGACCGCCCCGTGCGCATCGTGCCCCAGAGGGCCGCGGCCTCCTTTCTCGCACCGCTGCCGGTGGCGACGCTGCAAGACGACGCGCTGGCCCACCTGCTCAGCCGTCTCGGTGTGCACACGCTGGGGTCGTTCGCAGCCCTCGACGCCGGCCTCGTGCGCGACCGGTTCGGGCCGGCCGGCCAGCGGCTGCACGAGCTGGCGGGCGGCGCCGACTCGCGGCCGGTGCAGCCGCGCACGCCACCGCCCGAGCTTGACCGCGAGGTCGCGTTCGAGCCCGCCGTCGAGGCCGCCGAACAGGTCGCGTTCGGCATGCGCATCGCCGCCGACGAGTTCATCGCGGGGCTGGGCGCTGTCGACCTCGTGTGCACCGAGCTGCGCGTCGAGCTGACCGGCGATCGCGGCGAGCGCAGCGAGCGGGTGTGGCTGCACCCGCGCTCGTTCGATGCGGCCGCCGTCATCGACCGGGTGCGCTGGCAGCTGGCCGAAGACGCGCAGAACCGGGTGCTGCGCAGCGGGGTGACGCTCGTGCGGCTTCATCCCGAAGCGGTGGATGCTGCATCCGCCCACCAACCGGCTGTTTTCGGCTCCGGCCCCGACGAGCGCGTGCACCACGCGCTCTCGCGCGTGCAGGCGATGCTCGGGCACCGCGGTGTGCTGACCCCGGCGGTGGGCGGCGGCCGGTGGCTGACCGAGCGGCAGGTGCTCGTGCCATGGGGCGATCGCGGCGAGCGTGCCGCGTCGACCGAGCGCGCCCGCCCCTGGCCAGGGAGCCTGCCGGCCCCCGCGCCGGCGACGGTGTTCCCGCAGCCGCAGCCGGTCGACGTCGTCTCGCAGGCAGGCCTGGTCGTCGAGGTCGACGACCGCGGAGAGCTCAGCGCGCCGCCCGCACGGCTGACCGAGGCCGGCCGGCGGCGCGAGATTGTGTCGTGGGCCGGCCCCTGGACGATCGACGAGCGGGGGTGGGATGCCGCGCGCGCCCGGCATGCGCACCGGTTCCAGGTCGTGGATGCCGAGCAGAACGCCTGGCTGCTCGTGTGCGAGGGCGGCCGCTGGGCGGCGGAGGCGCGGTATGACTAG